In Argonema galeatum A003/A1, one genomic interval encodes:
- a CDS encoding glycosyltransferase, whose protein sequence is MSQPLIITGMHRSGTSLTASFIKAIGVDLGSNFLNADDRNLKGYFEDIDFLEFQRSVLQNTCPADEAGWHDWGWTESEKLDCSKFENYIETARDLINRRHQNFSIWGWKDPRTTLMLEFWNKLLPEAKYLLVYRFPWDVADSISRLNETVFYEHPDYALRIWAYYNHHLLNFYKDNSERCILFNINGLLKEPSKLIELIKNKLKINFENTYKESQFKEVYEQQIFTSLAWDAFVVKKLYSGANQYSSLLAELDEVADIPSGFSVKAIAELSHTRLTVKSAFANLSERGTISEFLKSSFVQPKETIVKEMSVVNEYENEIAVSVVIPCFNQGEFILEAISSVESCQDRIYEILIINDSSTEKLTLKVLNYLKDNGYNIIEHQSNQGLAEARNTGVKKARGRYILPLDSDNKIRAQYLTKAIEILDKYPEIGVVYGDAEFFGEKTGIWEVPEFNINKLAARNYIDACAIYRKEVWSDCGGYDSKIPGKMGYEDWDFWLGAVEKGWKFYHVSEVLFDYRVRSDSMVSLCRIPENHARLVNYICAKHLEIYKTNFASILAEKDSALLKEQIRYEGMEMELQKTQAAFVESQSELERIQSAWSESQSEVQRIQSAWEQAQSEVQRIESAWKEAQSEVQIAYAASSRSQSELRRIQTAWSEAQSEVERIRSAWSESQEQLRLTHSEWDFAQLEVEEIRNAWEKSQEQLKRTQAELEQSQERSQSEAQRIQTAWEETQSEAQRIQTAWEEAEQQVQLTQTAWEEAEQQVQLTQTAWERAEQQLQLTQAEWETTQSEAKRIQTAWERAEQQLQLTQAEWETTQSEAKRIQTAWEQAEQQLQLTQVEWETTQSEAKRIQTAWNQAQEQVQLTQVEWERSQSELQLTRTEWQKVQQQTQYIQGAWEQTQQQAQHIQTVWQQTQSEVQHIQGAWEQTQQQTQHIQTAWEQTQQQTQHIQGAWEQTQQQTQHIQTAWEQAQQQVHLIQTAWEQAQQQVEQSQSQLHQMQAEWERSQSQLQQMQAEWERSQSQLHQMQAEWERSQNQLQIAQAEQEQTQAIINQMESSKFWKLRKAWVRFKQAIGFSNNIEKQ, encoded by the coding sequence ATGTCTCAACCGCTGATAATAACTGGAATGCACCGCTCTGGCACTTCTCTGACTGCTTCATTTATCAAAGCGATCGGAGTTGATTTAGGCAGCAATTTTTTGAATGCCGATGATCGTAACCTCAAAGGCTACTTTGAAGACATTGACTTTTTAGAATTTCAACGTTCCGTTTTGCAAAATACCTGTCCTGCTGACGAAGCGGGATGGCATGATTGGGGTTGGACAGAAAGTGAGAAGTTGGATTGCAGCAAGTTTGAAAATTATATTGAAACGGCACGGGATTTAATTAATCGTCGCCATCAAAACTTTAGTATTTGGGGTTGGAAAGACCCTCGTACCACTCTAATGCTTGAATTTTGGAACAAGTTACTTCCTGAAGCAAAATACCTGCTGGTTTATCGGTTTCCCTGGGATGTAGCGGACTCTATTAGTCGTCTTAATGAAACAGTTTTTTACGAACATCCTGATTATGCTTTAAGGATTTGGGCTTATTACAACCATCATTTACTGAATTTTTATAAAGACAATTCGGAACGCTGCATTCTTTTTAATATAAATGGTTTGCTCAAAGAGCCATCAAAGCTTATAGAATTAATTAAAAATAAGTTAAAGATAAATTTTGAGAATACATACAAGGAGAGTCAATTTAAAGAAGTATACGAACAGCAAATATTTACAAGCTTAGCATGGGATGCTTTTGTTGTTAAAAAGTTATATAGTGGTGCTAACCAATATTCTTCATTGTTAGCAGAATTGGATGAGGTTGCCGATATACCCAGCGGCTTTTCTGTGAAAGCGATCGCAGAATTGTCCCATACCAGATTGACCGTTAAGTCTGCATTTGCAAATTTATCAGAGCGGGGCACAATTTCAGAGTTTTTAAAGTCTAGTTTTGTACAGCCAAAGGAAACAATTGTCAAGGAGATGAGCGTGGTAAATGAATATGAAAATGAGATAGCTGTATCGGTTGTTATTCCTTGCTTTAATCAAGGTGAGTTTATCCTAGAAGCTATTTCTAGTGTAGAGAGTTGTCAAGATCGTATTTACGAGATATTAATTATTAATGATTCCTCAACCGAAAAATTGACATTAAAAGTTTTAAATTATTTAAAAGACAACGGGTATAATATTATCGAACATCAAAGCAATCAAGGACTGGCTGAGGCTCGAAATACCGGGGTAAAGAAGGCAAGAGGTCGATATATTTTGCCTTTGGATTCGGATAATAAAATTAGAGCCCAATATTTAACAAAGGCAATTGAAATACTGGATAAATATCCTGAAATCGGAGTAGTTTACGGAGACGCGGAATTTTTTGGAGAGAAAACGGGGATTTGGGAAGTTCCCGAATTCAATATAAACAAGCTGGCGGCGAGAAACTATATTGACGCTTGTGCTATTTATAGGAAGGAAGTATGGTCAGATTGCGGGGGTTATGACTCAAAAATACCGGGTAAAATGGGATATGAAGACTGGGATTTTTGGCTGGGTGCTGTAGAAAAAGGGTGGAAATTTTATCATGTTAGTGAAGTATTATTTGATTATCGGGTAAGATCGGACTCGATGGTGAGTCTGTGTCGAATACCGGAGAATCATGCCAGGTTAGTAAATTATATATGTGCCAAGCATTTAGAGATTTACAAAACTAACTTTGCCAGCATTTTGGCAGAAAAAGACTCTGCTTTGTTAAAGGAGCAGATCCGTTACGAAGGAATGGAAATGGAACTGCAAAAAACGCAGGCAGCATTTGTTGAATCGCAGTCAGAGCTAGAGCGCATTCAATCCGCTTGGTCAGAATCGCAGTCGGAAGTACAGCGCATCCAATCTGCTTGGGAGCAAGCGCAGTCGGAAGTACAGCGCATAGAATCGGCGTGGAAGGAAGCACAGTCGGAAGTGCAAATAGCTTATGCCGCATCTTCGCGATCGCAATCCGAACTGCGGCGCATCCAAACTGCTTGGTCAGAAGCACAGTCGGAAGTAGAGCGCATCCGCAGCGCCTGGTCAGAATCCCAAGAGCAACTGCGGCTAACTCACTCCGAGTGGGACTTCGCGCAGTTGGAGGTAGAGGAAATCCGAAATGCCTGGGAAAAATCTCAGGAGCAATTAAAGCGAACTCAGGCTGAATTGGAACAATCCCAGGAGCGATCGCAATCAGAAGCACAGCGCATCCAAACCGCCTGGGAGGAAACACAGTCCGAAGCACAGCGCATCCAAACCGCCTGGGAGGAAGCAGAGCAGCAAGTCCAGCTAACTCAAACCGCCTGGGAGGAAGCAGAGCAGCAAGTCCAGCTAACTCAAACCGCCTGGGAGCGAGCAGAGCAGCAATTACAGCTAACTCAGGCCGAGTGGGAGACTACACAATCAGAAGCAAAGCGCATCCAAACTGCCTGGGAGCGAGCAGAGCAGCAATTACAGCTAACTCAGGCCGAGTGGGAGACTACACAATCAGAAGCAAAGCGCATCCAAACTGCCTGGGAGCAAGCAGAGCAGCAATTACAGCTAACTCAAGTCGAGTGGGAGACTACACAATCAGAAGCAAAGCGCATCCAAACTGCCTGGAACCAAGCGCAGGAGCAAGTGCAGCTAACTCAAGTCGAGTGGGAGCGATCGCAGTCGGAACTACAGCTAACTCGCACCGAGTGGCAGAAAGTACAGCAACAAACACAGTACATTCAAGGTGCCTGGGAGCAAACCCAGCAACAAGCGCAGCACATCCAAACTGTCTGGCAGCAAACGCAGTCGGAGGTACAGCACATTCAAGGTGCCTGGGAGCAAACCCAACAACAAACACAGCACATCCAAACTGCCTGGGAGCAAACCCAACAACAAACACAGCACATTCAAGGTGCCTGGGAGCAAACCCAGCAACAAACACAGCACATCCAAACTGCCTGGGAGCAAGCGCAGCAGCAAGTGCATCTCATCCAAACTGCCTGGGAGCAAGCGCAGCAACAAGTGGAGCAGTCCCAATCCCAGTTACACCAGATGCAGGCAGAGTGGGAGCGATCGCAATCCCAGTTACAACAAATGCAGGCAGAGTGGGAGCGATCGCAATCCCAGTTACACCAGATGCAGGCAGAGTGGGAGCGATCGCAAAATCAACTCCAAATCGCTCAAGCAGAACAGGAACAGACGCAAGCCATTATTAACCAAATGGAGAGCAGTAAATTTTGGAAATTGAGAAAAGCATGGGTTCGATTCAAGCAGGCAATTGGTTTTAGCAACAATATTGAGAAACAATGA
- a CDS encoding sulfotransferase family protein, which produces MGKIYQKERQPDFLIIGAQKCGTTSFYSYLIRHPQIVPAERKELHFFDLNFHKGVDWYRDQFPRFAKYVSQSADRSIADEQDNFLRGFITGESSPYYIFHPSVPQRLYELFPQVKLIVLLRDPVNRAISHYNHEVKLGVEYLSIEEALAQEEFRLKGEIEKILACETYYSFNHQHYSYLSRGTYIEQLTTWINFFPREQFLILKSEDFYDNPTVILNKAFDFLNLPSHQLDKYDKLNAGDYLETEISEATRLQLKAYFQPYNQKLEEYLGTNFDWV; this is translated from the coding sequence ATGGGAAAAATATATCAAAAAGAACGACAACCAGACTTCCTTATTATTGGGGCACAAAAGTGTGGAACTACATCCTTTTATAGCTATCTAATTCGCCATCCCCAGATTGTGCCTGCCGAGAGAAAAGAGTTGCATTTTTTTGACTTAAACTTTCACAAAGGCGTTGATTGGTATCGAGATCAATTTCCCAGATTTGCCAAGTATGTCTCCCAGTCAGCCGATCGATCTATCGCGGATGAGCAAGATAATTTTTTGAGGGGGTTTATCACTGGTGAGTCAAGTCCTTATTATATCTTCCATCCTTCAGTTCCCCAGCGCCTTTACGAATTATTCCCCCAAGTAAAGCTGATTGTGCTGCTGAGAGATCCAGTGAATAGGGCAATTTCTCATTACAATCATGAAGTAAAGTTGGGTGTGGAGTATCTGTCGATCGAGGAAGCTCTAGCACAAGAAGAATTCCGACTCAAAGGCGAAATCGAAAAAATCCTTGCCTGTGAAACTTACTACAGCTTCAACCATCAGCACTATTCCTACCTATCTAGGGGAACCTACATCGAACAACTCACAACTTGGATAAATTTTTTCCCCAGAGAACAGTTTTTGATTCTTAAAAGCGAAGATTTTTACGACAACCCAACAGTCATCTTGAATAAAGCATTTGATTTTTTAAATCTACCCTCTCATCAACTCGATAAGTATGACAAACTCAATGCTGGCGATTACCTGGAAACGGAAATTAGCGAAGCGACGCGGCTTCAACTGAAAGCATATTTCCAACCGTATAACCAAAAATTAGAAGAGTATTTGGGCACAAATTTTGATTGGGTATAA
- a CDS encoding glycosyltransferase family 39 protein, with amino-acid sequence MRKFYFLIIAILVLGIFFRFVNLDKKVYWGDEVYTSLRIAGYTLTEATHELFDGKPKSMEELQQYQQPHPDRGINDTIKSLALEDSQHPPLYYIMAYFWEKWLGSDLAIKRSLPALISLFVFPCLYWLCCELFNSTPIAWVTVAMVAVSPFHVLYAQEVREYSLWTVTILLSSWLLLRAIRLNTKFSLVIYAATLPLLLYTYLFSVLIVIGQGIYVFANEGWQWTKTRTAFLLASGFGLITFTPWLFIVANSLSTIQSTTSNFQEKVTLPSLFQMWGFNLSRAFIDLDSQGRIVEFGNPIADIIRLILVGTLAILVGYSIYFLCRQTPKRVWLFILTLMGVTGLALILPDLIWGGIRSSVSRYLVPCYLGIQIAVAYTIYSLMSYQEIPPNPPLKRGGKHSRDPVLPGHENVEAQPLMEGGSTGRITSEKRRQLWRFIALVLISGGVISCAISSQAESWWSKYGSYYNPQVAGIINQHQRPLVISSGYVPRVLSLGYLLNPKARIQFVAQENLSQIPDGFSDVFLYRPSEKLKSRHWKQGNYKIETVYQSPPVFDYLEPISRSSEIWLWKIEKR; translated from the coding sequence TTGCGTAAATTCTATTTCTTAATCATCGCCATCTTAGTGTTAGGCATCTTTTTTCGCTTCGTAAATTTGGACAAAAAAGTTTACTGGGGCGATGAAGTATATACCTCATTACGTATTGCCGGTTACACCCTCACAGAAGCGACTCACGAACTCTTTGATGGTAAGCCAAAAAGCATGGAAGAATTGCAGCAATATCAGCAACCCCATCCAGACAGAGGTATAAACGATACTATTAAATCTTTAGCACTTGAAGACTCTCAGCACCCGCCATTATATTACATAATGGCCTATTTTTGGGAAAAATGGTTGGGTTCTGACCTGGCAATAAAAAGAAGTTTGCCAGCCCTAATTAGTTTATTTGTATTTCCTTGTCTTTATTGGTTGTGCTGCGAATTATTTAACTCAACGCCGATCGCTTGGGTAACAGTAGCAATGGTAGCAGTTTCGCCTTTCCATGTGCTTTATGCTCAGGAAGTTCGCGAGTACAGCTTGTGGACTGTGACCATTTTGTTATCCAGTTGGTTGCTGCTGCGAGCCATACGCCTTAACACAAAATTTAGTTTGGTAATTTATGCAGCTACTTTGCCACTGTTATTATATACTTATTTATTTTCTGTGTTAATTGTAATCGGACAGGGAATTTATGTATTTGCTAACGAAGGCTGGCAGTGGACTAAAACGCGAACTGCCTTCTTACTGGCATCTGGCTTTGGGTTGATAACATTTACACCTTGGCTGTTTATTGTTGCTAATAGCTTATCCACTATTCAAAGCACAACTAGCAACTTCCAAGAAAAAGTGACCCTGCCATCTTTATTTCAAATGTGGGGTTTTAATCTCAGCCGTGCTTTCATCGATCTAGATAGTCAGGGTAGAATTGTAGAATTTGGCAATCCAATAGCAGATATCATCCGGCTTATTTTGGTAGGAACGCTGGCAATTTTGGTAGGATATAGCATTTATTTTCTCTGCCGTCAAACTCCAAAAAGAGTGTGGTTATTTATTTTGACTTTGATGGGAGTAACAGGGCTAGCTCTGATATTGCCAGATTTAATTTGGGGTGGCATCCGCTCCAGTGTGAGTCGTTACCTTGTTCCCTGTTATTTAGGGATTCAAATTGCAGTTGCTTATACTATTTATAGTTTGATGTCTTACCAGGAGATCCCCCCCAACCCCCCCTTAAAAAGGGGGGGCAAACATTCTCGTGACCCGGTTCTGCCGGGTCACGAGAATGTAGAGGCTCAGCCTCTTATGGAGGGGGGCTCTACAGGGCGAATAACTAGCGAAAAGCGTCGTCAACTGTGGCGCTTTATCGCGCTTGTGCTGATATCTGGTGGTGTTATATCATGTGCTATTAGCTCTCAAGCAGAATCTTGGTGGAGTAAATACGGAAGCTATTACAATCCTCAAGTAGCTGGCATTATTAATCAGCATCAACGCCCACTTGTCATCAGTAGCGGTTATGTCCCAAGAGTCCTGTCTCTCGGCTATTTGCTAAATCCAAAAGCACGGATTCAGTTTGTAGCCCAAGAAAATCTATCCCAGATTCCCGATGGCTTCAGCGATGTGTTTTTATACCGACCTTCAGAAAAATTGAAATCTCGACACTGGAAACAAGGGAACTATAAAATAGAAACGGTTTACCAGTCACCCCCAGTTTTCGATTATTTGGAGCCAATTTCCCGCTCTAGCGAGATCTGGCTCTGGAAAATCGAGAAACGGTGA
- a CDS encoding glycosyltransferase yields MKKIVSGVAEFVQNANLNLLRGTQANILQENDLFEEVVPTGDLLGCLDSPTINEININGTLIVFGWLSSRNSRIESLLLAIDNLPEETITYDLPRPDVAQVFPDLPNAALSGFRWNILLGPNYTGNLIITIWAVLENGEKTCCFTRRVTVKTSVPTQNQRLNPYTFIYGAALKALAAYQHGRLSPSPVVWVRKLRRYYQQIQADPNIDLESFHVTHPWQMQDPYQRWIETNRLTPKLLTRMAEDAEKLKNNTPKISIIVPVYNTSELFLREMIDSVTSQIYPNWELCLADDASSKPHVKSILEQAQASDSRIKVNFRPQNGHIVKATNSALDLATGEYVAFLDHDDILSPDALLHIAECITKNPDIDWIYTDEDKIDLTGRRYDPQMKGSWSPEMMLTHNFTQHFTAIRKTLVDKVGRMRKGYEGAQDLDLFLRVSEHTTPDKVKHVPKVCYHWRCHAESTASHGTQKRYIFDSADRGISDALARRGLKAKPFLPDIAEKHGLCLYQLKWDESLLAQNPVTIAIPTKDKVELLEKCVASLERTVDKRYVKLLIIDDGSQETKTHEYLQKLAQNQVLQCRVINSGRTNGSFNYARLMNLAANYVDTPYILHLNNDIEAIAPGWLEDMVGWMSIDNVEIVGARLFYPDRTIQHAGVVIGPHNGLADHLFHHLPKEEVGYICLPHAARNVSAVTGACLLTSTALYREIGGFDEENFAVQYNDVDYCLRVMQLGKRIVYTPQASLIHLTSASRGKDHNYQEHLNFLAKYKDFKDPFFNESLDIDSMWMAVNPYHYCHTERASKLKVLVLTHNLNLEGATLIVYNYARHFATVGNYQVNVLSPEDGLLREAYENLNIPVKIVSKQVPFPNETIEQFRSRLKELGDRIDLASFDLVVCNTLISFWGVELARLFGLPTIWHIHESATLDKSIKNFFGEACEESMPRLLKDCFLNANQVVFQAKATQNVFQALNIKDNFRTIPGAVPIDKINHFRQSHTKSELRAKYGINENDVVLTVVGTICERKGQHIFIEAIKELEAQYPQRNFNLSCAIVGGRVISYYNFLQHQIRKSKLENMYIYDQTTDVYDFFALSDIFVCSSFEESFPRVILEAMAFELKIVSTNVFGIPEMISDRHEAYLVEPGNPKALADAIQKCLENPEVSARMASNAYAKVCRMFDEAELLQKQLLLTKEVALK; encoded by the coding sequence ATGAAAAAAATTGTTAGTGGTGTGGCAGAATTTGTTCAGAACGCCAACTTAAACCTATTAAGAGGAACTCAAGCAAATATTCTTCAAGAAAATGACTTATTCGAGGAAGTAGTTCCAACTGGCGACTTACTGGGTTGTCTCGACTCCCCCACTATTAATGAAATTAATATAAACGGCACGCTGATTGTTTTTGGCTGGCTTAGTAGCAGAAATTCGCGCATCGAATCCCTCCTATTAGCCATCGACAACTTACCAGAAGAAACCATAACTTACGACCTGCCTCGGCCCGATGTTGCTCAAGTATTTCCAGATCTGCCAAATGCCGCTTTATCTGGCTTTAGATGGAATATCCTTTTAGGCCCTAACTACACCGGAAATCTCATTATCACCATTTGGGCAGTCCTTGAAAATGGGGAAAAAACTTGTTGTTTTACTCGTCGAGTCACAGTTAAAACCTCTGTCCCAACCCAAAATCAACGCTTAAACCCCTATACTTTTATTTATGGAGCAGCACTCAAAGCATTAGCCGCATACCAGCACGGACGCTTGTCACCCTCTCCTGTTGTGTGGGTTCGCAAACTACGTCGTTACTACCAACAAATACAAGCAGATCCGAATATCGATCTAGAAAGTTTCCACGTCACTCATCCCTGGCAGATGCAAGATCCATATCAAAGATGGATTGAGACAAACCGCCTCACACCAAAGCTTTTGACACGCATGGCAGAAGATGCCGAAAAGCTTAAAAATAACACGCCCAAAATCAGCATTATTGTTCCTGTTTACAATACATCAGAGCTATTTCTGAGGGAGATGATCGATTCAGTCACCTCCCAAATTTATCCGAATTGGGAACTTTGTTTAGCTGACGATGCCTCCTCTAAACCTCATGTCAAAAGCATTCTCGAACAAGCACAAGCATCAGACTCGCGAATCAAAGTAAATTTTAGGCCCCAAAACGGTCACATTGTAAAAGCTACAAACTCAGCCTTAGATTTAGCTACAGGTGAATACGTTGCCTTCTTAGATCATGATGATATCTTGTCACCAGATGCCCTATTACACATTGCTGAATGTATTACCAAGAATCCAGATATCGATTGGATTTACACCGATGAAGATAAAATAGATCTAACTGGGCGCAGGTACGACCCCCAGATGAAGGGTAGCTGGAGTCCAGAAATGATGCTCACCCATAATTTTACTCAACACTTTACTGCGATCCGAAAGACCTTAGTAGATAAAGTTGGGCGGATGCGAAAAGGATATGAGGGGGCGCAGGATCTCGATTTATTTTTACGGGTAAGCGAACATACCACACCAGATAAAGTTAAGCACGTTCCCAAAGTTTGTTATCACTGGCGATGTCATGCTGAAAGTACCGCTTCTCACGGTACTCAAAAGCGCTACATTTTCGATAGCGCCGATCGCGGTATATCAGATGCTCTAGCACGTCGCGGTCTCAAAGCTAAGCCATTTTTGCCCGATATTGCAGAAAAGCACGGTTTATGTTTGTACCAGCTTAAGTGGGACGAAAGCCTGCTGGCTCAAAATCCTGTCACCATTGCCATACCCACAAAAGACAAAGTAGAACTGCTAGAAAAATGTGTAGCGAGTTTAGAAAGAACCGTTGATAAGCGTTACGTCAAGTTATTAATAATTGACGATGGCTCTCAGGAAACAAAAACTCACGAATATCTCCAAAAACTAGCACAAAATCAAGTCCTGCAATGCCGAGTTATCAACTCAGGACGAACCAACGGCTCATTCAACTACGCTCGCTTGATGAACCTAGCTGCCAACTACGTTGACACACCCTATATACTTCATCTCAATAATGATATAGAAGCTATAGCACCTGGTTGGCTAGAAGACATGGTTGGCTGGATGTCAATAGATAATGTCGAAATTGTAGGAGCTAGGCTTTTTTATCCCGATCGCACTATTCAGCACGCAGGCGTCGTCATCGGGCCACATAACGGACTTGCCGATCATCTATTTCATCATCTACCAAAAGAAGAAGTAGGTTATATTTGTTTACCCCATGCAGCACGCAACGTTTCAGCAGTCACTGGCGCTTGTCTTCTAACCTCAACCGCTTTATATCGAGAAATAGGCGGGTTTGACGAAGAAAATTTCGCCGTTCAGTACAACGATGTGGATTACTGTCTGCGAGTTATGCAATTAGGCAAACGTATTGTCTACACACCCCAAGCGAGCTTAATTCACCTAACGAGCGCATCTAGAGGCAAGGATCATAACTATCAAGAACATTTGAATTTTTTAGCTAAATACAAAGACTTTAAAGATCCATTTTTTAATGAAAGCTTAGATATTGATTCCATGTGGATGGCTGTAAATCCATATCATTATTGCCACACCGAACGAGCATCTAAATTAAAAGTACTTGTACTTACCCACAACTTAAACCTGGAAGGTGCTACCCTAATTGTTTACAATTATGCCCGCCATTTTGCTACGGTTGGCAACTATCAAGTTAACGTTCTATCTCCTGAAGACGGTCTGTTACGAGAAGCTTATGAAAATTTGAATATCCCCGTTAAAATTGTCTCCAAACAAGTACCGTTCCCAAATGAAACAATAGAGCAGTTTCGTAGCCGATTAAAAGAATTAGGCGATCGCATAGACTTAGCTTCATTTGACTTGGTGGTATGTAACACCTTGATTAGCTTTTGGGGCGTGGAATTGGCGCGTTTATTTGGCTTGCCAACTATATGGCATATCCATGAAAGTGCAACTCTAGATAAAAGTATTAAGAACTTTTTTGGTGAAGCTTGCGAAGAGTCAATGCCGCGATTGCTGAAAGACTGTTTCTTAAATGCCAATCAAGTAGTATTCCAAGCTAAAGCTACACAGAATGTGTTTCAAGCGTTGAACATTAAAGATAATTTCCGAACCATACCCGGCGCAGTTCCTATAGACAAAATCAATCACTTCCGCCAATCCCATACCAAATCTGAATTGCGTGCCAAATATGGCATAAATGAAAATGACGTAGTTTTAACTGTGGTGGGAACGATTTGCGAAAGAAAAGGACAACATATTTTCATAGAAGCAATTAAAGAGTTAGAGGCTCAATACCCCCAGAGAAATTTCAACCTATCTTGTGCGATCGTTGGCGGCAGAGTGATTAGCTATTATAACTTCTTGCAGCACCAAATCCGAAAATCAAAGTTAGAAAATATGTACATTTACGATCAAACCACAGATGTTTATGACTTTTTCGCTTTAAGCGATATTTTCGTTTGTTCAAGTTTTGAAGAGTCGTTCCCTAGAGTGATATTAGAAGCAATGGCATTCGAGTTAAAAATTGTTAGTACCAATGTGTTTGGAATTCCCGAAATGATTAGCGATCGCCATGAAGCATACTTAGTTGAACCGGGGAATCCCAAAGCTTTAGCTGACGCAATTCAGAAGTGCTTGGAAAACCCAGAAGTATCGGCTCGTATGGCTAGTAATGCTTATGCGAAAGTTTGCCGAATGTTTGACGAAGCAGAGTTACTCCAGAAACAGCTTTTGCTCACGAAGGAAGTAGCATTAAAATAG
- a CDS encoding class I SAM-dependent methyltransferase produces the protein MHMEIEAIAQRKREITDKFGEWTNHNIRLDDDIYTIGQQITGAEVKLRRILQAIADIVDRPFEKLRVLDLACLEGLYGIELALHGAEVVAIEGREANIEKARFVKDVLSLHNLQLVQDDVRNLSREKYGCFDVVLCIGIFYHLDAPDVFSFLEQIADVCQKLVILDTHVSMSAEKCYIYKEQKYWGCSYVEHKDNSTAEEKNKSLWASLENLTSFWLTRASLYNLLSESGFTSVYECHNPAVIKYEIMRQRKEADRNTFLGIKGKRKNIISSPIANKIAQERWPEKEELEL, from the coding sequence ATGCACATGGAGATTGAAGCGATCGCGCAGAGAAAACGTGAAATCACAGATAAATTCGGTGAATGGACTAATCACAACATCCGTCTGGATGACGATATTTACACGATCGGTCAACAAATTACTGGCGCTGAAGTAAAATTAAGACGGATCTTGCAAGCGATCGCAGATATAGTCGATCGGCCTTTTGAAAAGCTGCGTGTTCTGGACTTGGCGTGTCTGGAGGGGTTATATGGAATAGAACTTGCACTCCACGGCGCTGAAGTAGTCGCCATAGAAGGCAGAGAAGCGAATATTGAGAAAGCGCGATTTGTCAAGGATGTCCTTTCTCTACACAACCTTCAGCTTGTACAAGACGATGTACGCAATCTCAGTCGGGAAAAGTACGGCTGTTTCGATGTAGTATTGTGCATCGGGATATTTTACCACTTGGATGCGCCAGATGTTTTTTCCTTTCTGGAGCAAATAGCAGATGTCTGCCAAAAATTGGTAATCTTAGATACTCATGTAAGTATGTCGGCAGAAAAATGCTATATTTACAAAGAGCAAAAATATTGGGGTTGCTCCTATGTAGAGCATAAAGATAATTCAACAGCGGAGGAAAAAAATAAATCATTGTGGGCATCATTGGAGAACTTGACAAGTTTTTGGCTGACCCGTGCTTCCCTCTATAATTTATTATCAGAATCGGGATTTACGTCAGTTTATGAATGTCATAATCCAGCGGTAATAAAATATGAAATAATGAGACAGAGAAAAGAAGCTGACAGAAACACCTTTCTGGGGATTAAAGGGAAGCGAAAAAACATCATTTCGTCACCTATAGCAAATAAAATAGCACAGGAAAGATGGCCAGAAAAAGAAGAGTTAGAACTATAA